GGCCGGCTTCGGTCCAGCCTGCGACATTGCCCGTCCAGCCGGCGGCATTCACCTCGACATCATCGGTACCGATGTTGACGATGCTCAGGCCGGACGGAGCGGAGATGTTCACCAGATCATCGCTATCGATCTGATCGAGGTCTGCGATCTCGTACACGACCGGGCCGGAGATCTTGCCGGCGTCCAGAGTGGCGCTGTCATCGATGGCGAGACGGATCTTCTCGACACCGGTGATTTCCGGTCCGGAGACTTCCACATCCGGGAGATCGGTGATGCCCATCATGCCGGACAGTACCGCGGTGACCGTGTCGGCGTTGCCGGAGCCGGTGACCTTGGTATCGTTGAGCGTGCCGAAGTAGGTCGCGGTCAGCGAAGCTTCGCCGGTCAAGCCCGACGCGTCCAGGTCGGTGCCCGGCGCCAGGACGACATTGAGGCTGGCATCGCCGGAGACGTTGACCTTCGCATCTTCGAGACCGAACAGCACGATCCGGCTGTCTTCGCCCTTGGTGGTCAGATTGACGGTTTCGACGTTGGAGATATCCAGCAGACCCGTCGACTCTTCGGACAGCGAGGCCCAATCGATCGTCAACCCGTCGATCGTCGCGTTCAGGGTGTCCTCGCCGTCGCCGCCGTCCACCGTGTCGGACGCGTTCAGCGTACCGCCGAAGCTCATGGTGTCGTCGCCCGCGCCGCCGGTGACCGAGACGGAACCGGAATTCTCGGAGAAGGACACGTTCAGCTTGCCGTCGACCGTCAGGGCGCTGACGATTCCATCGGCCGACGGACCGACGTTGAGCAGGGTTACTTCCTGATCGCCGGAGACGTTCAGCGTCACCGAACCCGCGTCGCTGGTGATGCCGGAGGCGTCGACCGTGGCAGCGGCCTCGGTAGCGGACAGGTTGACGGTTTCGACGTTGGCGATCTTCAGCGCACCGGTCTCGGCGGTCAGGCCGTCGATGTCGGCGGTGACCGTGTCGTTGCCCGCGCCGCCGTTGACCACGTCGGCATTGTTGAGGGTCGCACCGAAGCTGATGATGTCGCCGGCCGTACCGCCAGTGACGGAGACGTCACCGGAAGTTTCGGCGAAGCTCGCCGTCAGCGCCGCGGTCATCTGTCCCGCGTTCACCGTGGCGACGCCGGCGCCGATGTTCGCCAGGGTGGTGGCGAAGGCGCCCCGAACCATGACGCTCTTGACGTCGGAGACGTCGGTGAAGTCGATCCCGCCGCCGGCAGCGCTGCCGGTCAGGTCGAACGCTTCGACGTTGCTGATGGTCGGCGATACGACGGTGCCGCCCAGCGTGACTTCCAGGCGGTCCGAGGTGGAGGTGCCGCCGGAGAACTCGTCCCCGGAATTCAGCGTGCCGACGGTGCCCTGGAACACGTTGATGCCGGTCGGCGAAACGCCGGGCTCTTCAAAATTCTCGTTCGTATCGTCGTCGGTCGTCAGGGTCAGGAAGCCGCTGGCAACCGCCAGGTTCACCTCGGCCGTGGCGACGTTGCCAGGAGCCGCACCGGTCAGCGTGAAGGTGACCTTGCGGTCGCCGTCGCCGTTGGTGGCGTCGAAGGTGATGTTCTGGAGCAGCGTGTTGATCAGCCCATCGGTGGCGTCCTCGTTGAAGGTGATCACCAGGGGCGAGCCCTGGCCGCCGGTCATGGTGCCGATGTTGATCTCCGACTGGCCATCCGTGACCAGCACGAAGCCGCTGACGACGCGGGCGTCGGTGCCGGACAGGGCGAGGATGTCGGAGGCATCGACGGTGCCCGACAGCTCGACCTTCAGCGTGGAGCCCTCGACCGGGACACCCGAGACGACCAGATTGGCCGAGGCGTTGTCGCCGCCGATCGACGCCGGTTCATCCGCAACCAGCATGGAGCGGTCGTCGTCGCCGAGGCCGGACAGCTGCAGGGCGCTGGAAGCCGTCACCGCGATCTTCGAGGAAGCCAGCAGGCTCGTGGCTCCGTCCGCATCGGACGCGGTCACCGTCACGGTGCGCTCGGCGACCGTGTCGGCCGAGAGCTTGACGCTCTTGAGCAGGGTGGAGACCAGCTCGTCGGTGGCCTTGTCGTTCAGCGTGACGACCAGGGGCTTGTAGCCGGCCTCGATGCCCTTCGACGGATCGGCCGCCGTGTAGGTGCCGCCGGTGACGGAGCCGATCAGGGTCTGGTCGCTCGTCGTCGCGGCGTTGCCGTCGGCGTCGATGATGATCGACTTGTTGGCTGCGTTGCCCGTCAGGATGACGTTGCTGTCGCCGATCGTCAGCGCGTCCGAGTTGGTCGCGGCGGCGCCGGAGGCGATCGACACGGTCAGCTTGCCGCCCGCATAGTTCTGCTCGGCGTCGGAAATCGTGGCGCCGGCGAAGATCGCGGTGGCGGCATCCTGGACGATGGTGGTGTCGGCCACGCCGGCGAACACCGGCGCGTCGTTGACCGCGGTGAATTCCACGGACGCGGACGTCGCGATCTGGTCCTCGCCGTCGGAAACGTTCACCACGAAGCTGACCGGGCCGTTGTAGTTGGCGATCGGCTTGAAGCTCCAGGTGGTTTCATCGATCCTGGTCAGATCGCCGAAGGCCGTGTCGACCTCGACGTCGGTGACGATCAGGTTATCGCCGTCGGCGTCCGTCATGTTGGCCAGCAGCTGCTCGGCGCTCATGACGAGCGTCGTGTCTTCCTGGATCGCGTCGAACGTGACCGGGCCGCTGGCCTCCGGCCAATCGTTGACCGATTCGACCTGGAGGGTCGCGTAAGCGACGGTCTGGTGCACACCATCGGAAACGGTCACCTCGAAGCTGACCGTGCCGTTGTAGTCGGCGGCCGGGGTGAAGCTCCAGGTGTCCTCATCGATCTTTTCCAGCGTGCCGGCGGCTTCATCATACGAAACCCCAACGATCGACAGGACGTCGTCTTCGGCATCCGTCACGTTGGCGAGGAGCTGGTCCTTCGAAAAGATGACCGCGGAGCCTCCTTCCTGGGTGCTGTCGAGCACCACCGGAGCACCGGCGACCGGACCTTCGTTGCCCGGGGTCATGCTGGTGTCGTTGACGGTGGCGGAGGCGGAAACCTCCAGGCCGTCCAGGGTGATGGTAAGGGTCTCGGGGCCTTCGGTGATGAGGTCGGCGATCAACTCGACGTTGATGGAAGCCTTGCCGTCCTCGCCGACGGTGAACTCGCCGGTCAGCTGGCCGCCCACGACGTCCTCGGCGCTGACGCCCGTGAGGGTATAGGCGATCTTGGTGCCGGGCTCGACCTTGGTGGTGTCGAGGATGAAGGTGACCCACTGGCCCTCGTCGGCCGAAGGCGCGGCGGCGTTGACGGCGTAGCTGGGAAGGTCTTCGGTGATCGCGGTGTCGACGGCCGACTTGCCGCTCTCGACGGTGGCTGCGTCGTCGGTGACGCCGTCCAGGACCGCCTTGGCGGCCGCAAGGTCGTTGTCGCCCCAGTAATCAGGACCTTTAACCTTGTACTGCTCGGTGTAGTAGGCGGCGACCTGGGCCTTGTTCTCGACCATCACGGCGTCCGCGCCCTGCGCGCCGCTGATGATGTCGATGATGATCAGCCCGATCGGACGGCCCTCCGCGATCTTGCCCGTCCAGTAGTCCAGGCCATCTTGATCGATGCTGTCGCGGTTGAACAGGTTCTTGTAGACCGAACGCAGGAACGGCTCCGGGTCGGCCGAGGGATCGGCCAGGAACGGATACTGCTCGGTGGCCTCCTGCTGCACGGAGAAGCTCTGCGCGATGTCGGCGAGCGACATCGGCGACTCGTTCTCGCTGGACATCTGCTGCAACCAGTAGTCCAGGCCCTCCGGATCACCGGCGCGGCCGAAATACCCAATGTACAACTTGGAAATCAGGTTGATTGACATCCTAGACTCTTTGTTGGAGCGAAACCCTGCGGGTTTCTGGTGTGACAGGTATCGTTGAACCGTTAGTCCTGCCGAACCGCGGAGCGAGGAAGCCTCGCATTGAACCGCCTATTACATGAGTTATAGGCCGTTTAGACATCCTAAGATTGCATGATATGGTTAATACCTGGTTAATCAGCAGATCTTTGAGAGTCGTTCGCAGTCAGCGGAAGATCGGGATAATTCAGGTTGTTTGCCGAGGCATCCTGGAGCGGATGCCCGTCATGAGGTTTGAAGCTCAATCAACGCCGTGATCAGACTCCCTTGGACTGGCACCCGATACGCCTTCGACGCGGAAACCAGCGGCCCGGCCGGGGGACGGACGTTTCCGTGGTTTCCTGTTAAGCGCCTGGGCAGCAGATGCCGATATGCCCAGTGTTGCCTCTAAGGGTTAATTTTCTGCAACGGGAGGATGCCTCAGTACCCTAACTTTCAGCCTAGTGGCATACCGCAATAAAAAAGCCCGAACCCCGCCGACAGGGCGGAGTCCGGGCTAAAATGCTATTATTTTCGGTAGGTTAGCGGATGGGGATCAGGGGCGGCGAAGGAGTCCACATCCTACCGTTTTTGATTTTTCCATAAGGGGTTATGCTAATTGTGGCTCGCGCGCCACATAGGCTTTTATGCCAAGTGTTTCCTCTGACTTTTGGGGGCGCTGAGCGCGGATGATGTTCCAGAGCCGGGCGGAAACGCGCTCCCAGCCGCAGGAAACAAGCCAGTCCCGTTGCCGGGCCAGCAGGGCGTCGATCTCCGGCCCGCCTTCAAGCACCTGAGCCAACCCCCGCGCCATGTCCTCGGGCGAAGTCCCCGGCAACCGGATCGTCACCGGGGAAACGTCATCGAAGATCGCCAGGGGAGTCACCGCCACCGGGCGCCCGCTGGCCAGCCCCATGCGCACGGCGGCGCTCGCCGATTCCTGGGTGTGCTGGTACGGGTAGACCACGACGTCGGCCAGGGTCAGCAGGCCGATGGCGACCTCCTCGTCCAGATAGTCGGTCAGCAGGGTGACGGAATCGCCGAGACCCAGTTCCTCGATGGCCCGACGCAACGCCGCGCATTCGTCCGCCGACTCCTGCGCCGGATAGAGCGCGTTGGCCATCAGCAGATGGAGCTTCGGGTCGGCCCCGCGCATCAGGGCGAAGGCCTGGAGCAGTTCCCGCAGGCCCTTGTGGGGCAGCAGGAAGCCGAAGCTGGCGATCACCCGCCGGTCCGCCAGACCATGGTCGCGCCGCAGCCGGACGCTGTCGAGATCCGGCGTGCCCTGCTGTCCCATGGGGAACAGCGCGACATTGTCCACCAGCCCGAACCCCTTGAGGCAGTTGAGGTCGTGGACGCCGTGGACGAACAGCCGGCGGGCCCGGCGCAGCGACTCGACGGCGGTGGAGAGCGAGATGAACAGGTCGGGCTTCCGCACGTCGGCCGTCGCGTGCAGGAAGACATGGACCTGCCGCCCCTGGTCGACCAGCCGGTCGATCAGGCGCGCGAAGGCCGCCAGCTGGAACAGGCCGAAATTGAACTGAAGCACGACCGAGTCGGCGCCGTCGGCGATGATCCGGTCGTGCAGTTCGTCGAGCGGGTCGCTCCACCCCGCGTCCCAGCAGCGGACGACTTCGGAGCCGTCCGGATCGATGCATTGGGCGTTTCGATTGGCCAGCACGGTCAGGCGGCCCGGCGGCACGCCGGCGGCCAGCGCCATGGAATAGCTGGCGATGCCGCACCGGGCGTTCCAGGTGGAAACCCAGGCGACCCGCGGCATGGGCGCCGGCACCGGCTGGTGGGCGAGCGAGTCGACGGCATGCCGCACGCGCGCCGCCACGGCTTCGGCGCCGTAGGTCCGGCGGATCAGGGCCTCGGCCGCCCCGGTGCGGCGGCGGCGCTCCTCCGGCGAGGCCGAGCGGACCGCGCGCATCGCCCGGGCGAGATCGTCCACGCAGGGTTCGGCCCAGACGGAATGGGGCAGGTTGAAATGGGTCCGGGCATAGGCGAAGCGGTAATCGACCAGCCAGGCCGTCTCGTCGGTGCAGAAGTCGGCCTGCCCGCCATAGGCGGTAACGACCACCGGCATGCCGTACAGCATGGCCTCCGCCATGGGCATGCCGAAGCCCTCGCCCCGAGTGGGCGAGACGAAGGCGTCGCACAGCCGGTAGAGCGTCGCCAGCGTCCCGGCCGGCAGGTCCCGGTTGATCAGGAAGACCGGGGCATGGTCGGGGTGGCGCGCCTTGAGGTCGGCGAGTTGCCGCTCGATCTCGTTATGGGGATTCGGAAAGGTCTTCACCACGAGATAGACCGGGTCGCGGCGGTCGAACGCCCTGCCCCATGCCTCCAGCAGCACGTCGGCGCCCTTGCGGGGGAAACACGACGAGATGTGCAGGAAACCGAAGCCGGAAGCCCCGTCCAGCTCGGGGATGCGCTCGTCGGACGGCGGGACCGAAAGGACGTGGTCAATGCCGGTGCCGGCGACATGGACAGGGGCGACGACTCCGTTATCCTCCAGCACCTTGCCGGTATAGCTGCTGAGCACGGTGACCACGTCGAGGGTTCGGTTGAAGCCGTCCACCCATTCGGCGGGGAAGCCGGATTCCTCCCAGCCATAGCACAGCAGGCCCCGGACGACCCCCTTCATGTCGTCCACCCTGGGCGGGTAGATGTTGCGCATCACCACGTCGGCCGGCCCTTCCTCGAGGCCGCGCTCCCACATCGCGGCGGCCTCGGGGTTGGCGGCCAGGAAAGCCCGGTCGGCGGGGTATCGGCCGGGGCCGTCCATGGCGCACAGGGCGACATCCCCGCCTCCGGACCCGGGGGCGCCGCGCCGCAGGCCCAGGGCGACCTCCCGGTTCACGATGGCGAGGCTGTAGGAGCTGTCGAACGGGCCCTCGATCCGCCAGGAGACCGGCTCGCGGAACACCGCCGGCTCCGGCACGGTTTCGGGAACGGCGAAGCCAATCCCGTTCAGGAAGGAGATGAAGGACGCGATCAGCCTCTCCGGCTGGTAGCGCGCGAGGGCGGCGCGCTGGCCCTGGAGCACCCGGCGGCGGAGCGGCGGCTCCTCCAGCAGCAGGCGGGCGGCGGCGGCGATCCGGTCCGGGGACTTCTCGTCGAACAGGATCCCGCCGGAGCCCAGCGTCTCGGCGATGCAGGACCCGGCATAGGCCAGGACCGGCACGTCGAAGGCGGTCGCCTCGACCAGGGGCATGCCGAACCCCTCGTGCTCGCTCAGGCACAGGAACAGGTCGGCCGCCCGGTAATGGGCGTAGAGCTGGTCCTCCGGGATCTTGCCGGTCAGCACGACCGACCCGTCCAGGCCCCGTTCGGCGATCAGGCGGCGGAGATGGGCGCTGTAGCCGGCCGAGGATTCGCCGCCGACCAGCAGCAGCCGCACCGGCCGGGACAGGCGGCCGGCCAGCTCGGCGACGACCTCGACCAGCTCGTGCTGGCACTTGTTCTCGCAGACCCGGCCGACGAACAGGATATTGGCCGGCCCGGCCAGCCGCTCGGCCGTGCCGCGGTCCCAGGGGGCTTGGCGCAGCCGGTCCAGGTCCACCAGCAGCGGAATCGTGGCGACGGGATCGTAGCCGAGCGCCACCAGCTCGTCCGCGCTGTAGGTGGACATCGCGATCGCCCCGGCGAACTGCCCGGCCGCCCAGTCCGCGATCTGCCGTCGGCCCAGGTTCGAATAGTGGTGGAACGGGTTGTCCGGGGAGAAGAACCCGGCCGGGGTGATGTTCTGGTACGCCAGGATCTTCGGGCTGGAGACCTGCTCGACCCAGCGGTGGTGATCGTGGCCCATGGAGTACTGGACGATGAGCAGCTGGTCCGGACCGTCCCGGTATTCGTCGATCGAGCGGATCTCGCCCGCGAGTTCGGGTGCCACGTGGACGACGTAGATCTCGGACTCGAGGCCGAGGGAACGCAGCAGCCGGCGGGTGAAAAGCATGCCGTTGGTTACCCCGTCCCCGTAGGCCGAACCGCCATGGAACTGGTGGATCGCGCGCAGATGCTTCATCGCGGCAATTTCCTTCAATCTATTGGTCCTGGGCTTCAGGCCTGGGCTGCTCTTGCCCTGGAAGCGCGCCGAACGTTCCGGTTCGGGAGAGGTCAGACCTTGCGCGCCACGACCGCGTAGTCCTGCGGGCCGTAGAGAAGGTGGTTGAGGCGCTGCCCGATCACGTCGTCCTGCGGCAGCAGATGGTCGTCGGGGAACGGATGCAGGCGGACGATCTCCGCATCCACGAAGCCCCGCTGCCGGACCAGGAACAGGAGCACGGCGGGCGGCAGCGGATTGCGGTGGGTCGGGTCGTTGTAGAAGGTCATGCCGCCGACCAGCAGGTTCTCGGGATTGGGCGTCTCGAGCAGCAGCACGCCGCCCGGCTCCAGCACCCGCAGGGTCTCGTCCAGCAGATCCGCCAGCACGTCGAGCGGCAGGTGCTCCGCCACGTGGAAGGCGGTCACGCCGCCGATGCTGCCGTCCGCCAGCGACCGAAGATGGCCGAGGGCTTCGGCCCGCCGGGCATCCAGTCCACGGGCGCGGCACGCGGAGACCGTGACGTCGTTGGTGTCGATGCCGTAGGCCGCGAGGCCATGCTCCCTGAGGACCTCCAGCCACTCGCCCCGGCCGCAGCCGATGTCCAGGACGGGCCGCTCCGGCGTGCCGGCGCCGGCCAGGACGATGCGGTCAGCATGGACCGATACCCGCGCCTTGATGTCCTCCCGGCTTCCCCGGAAAGCATCCTCGAACTGGGCGTAGAAGGCGTTGAGCCGGTCGTCCACCGCCCCTTCCCTGGGCGGCGCGGACGGCCCGGCGCCGGGGTCCTGGTGGCTGGAGGCGGCGCCCCGGACCTCCAGGCTGGCGGACAGGCGGCGCTGCTGGAACAGGATCTCCTGGCGGAGCGCCGCCAGCCGGTGGCGGGTCTCCTGCTCGGCGGATTGCCGCGCCGCCGCCTCGCCGGACAATGCCGCCAGGAACTGCGCTTCCAGCGCCCGCCGGTGCTCGGCCGAGGCCCTTTCGGCGGCTTTCCCATGGTCGGCCAAGGCGGCTTCGACGGACTTCCGGTGATCGGCCAAGGCGGCTTCGATGGACTCCCGGTGATCGCCCAGGGTGGTGTCGGTGGATTCCCGATGATCCCAAAGCGCGGCCCGAAGCTGCTCCAGCTCGGCCTGGAGGCGCTGTTCCGCCTGCCGGTGTTCGGCGAGGGAGGCCCTGACCTGCTCGATCTCCGACCGGAGGGCCGCGATCTCCTGGAAGGGACCGCGCATCTCCACCCGCATCACGGCGACGTCGCGCTCGGAATCGGTTCGGAGCTGCTGGATTTCCGCACGGACGCCCTGGATCTGGCCGAGGCATCCCTGGAGCCCGGCATCGACCTGCCCGCGGAACTGCGCTTCCCGGGCCCTCACCCAGGGCTCCTGCGCGGCGGCGAAGTTCCAGGCGTCGCTGGCGCGGGTCAGCGCGGTATGGGCCGCGGAGCGCGTGTCAGCCAGCCGGGCCAGTCCCCATGCCCAGGACAGCAGCGAACCGACCAGGGGAACGTCGCGCAGCCGGTGCCGGAACGGCTGGCCTTCCGACGGGGAAGGTGCCGGAGGAGGAGCGACCGTCGCGGCGACCGCGTCGGGGAACGTCGACAGCACGGGGGCTTGGGCCGGTACGGCGGGCGCCGGAGCGGGAGCGCTGGCCCTTCGGGGGACCTGGAGTTCCGCCTGGATACGGGAAGTCAACTGCGCAGTATCTACGCGGAAGTTATTCGTCTGCAGCATGAACGCTCACCGTGGGACAACTCAAGCTCTGATGCGCATGCATCTTGCGGATTCGTAAGCACTGCCCGCTCTTTCGGTCAGAACGACATCAGCATCGCCGCTGTCATCAGGCGCTCTTTTTGGCATTTCATCGGAGCCGCGTCTCCACTGTTTCGACGCGCTAACCCCAAAGAGGAAGTTGTCCTGTAAAATGCTGCCTTCATTGGATCCTGTGCCGGAAGTCAGTGTACGTGCAGGTCCGGCTGGAGGCGGCACATCCCGGCGAAGACGGGGCCGCGGATACCGGCGACCTCGAAGGTCGTGATGCGGTCGTGCCAGTGGAAGCATTGATCCACATGGGACTCACGGGTATGGAGCGCCGCGGTGATGGTGTATTTGCCGGGGCTGATATCCATCGGCATGGTGAAATCGACCTGCCGGTACTCGCCCTCTTCTATGGAGAGAGGCTGGTCGAGCAGGTAGGTGTTGATCCCGAAGATGTCCTGGCCGAACCGGTCGCGGATCATGATGCCGACCGTGAAATCCTCCACGCTCCGGTTGGCGCGGA
This Skermanella mucosa DNA region includes the following protein-coding sequences:
- a CDS encoding glycosyltransferase family 4 protein; amino-acid sequence: MKHLRAIHQFHGGSAYGDGVTNGMLFTRRLLRSLGLESEIYVVHVAPELAGEIRSIDEYRDGPDQLLIVQYSMGHDHHRWVEQVSSPKILAYQNITPAGFFSPDNPFHHYSNLGRRQIADWAAGQFAGAIAMSTYSADELVALGYDPVATIPLLVDLDRLRQAPWDRGTAERLAGPANILFVGRVCENKCQHELVEVVAELAGRLSRPVRLLLVGGESSAGYSAHLRRLIAERGLDGSVVLTGKIPEDQLYAHYRAADLFLCLSEHEGFGMPLVEATAFDVPVLAYAGSCIAETLGSGGILFDEKSPDRIAAAARLLLEEPPLRRRVLQGQRAALARYQPERLIASFISFLNGIGFAVPETVPEPAVFREPVSWRIEGPFDSSYSLAIVNREVALGLRRGAPGSGGGDVALCAMDGPGRYPADRAFLAANPEAAAMWERGLEEGPADVVMRNIYPPRVDDMKGVVRGLLCYGWEESGFPAEWVDGFNRTLDVVTVLSSYTGKVLEDNGVVAPVHVAGTGIDHVLSVPPSDERIPELDGASGFGFLHISSCFPRKGADVLLEAWGRAFDRRDPVYLVVKTFPNPHNEIERQLADLKARHPDHAPVFLINRDLPAGTLATLYRLCDAFVSPTRGEGFGMPMAEAMLYGMPVVVTAYGGQADFCTDETAWLVDYRFAYARTHFNLPHSVWAEPCVDDLARAMRAVRSASPEERRRRTGAAEALIRRTYGAEAVAARVRHAVDSLAHQPVPAPMPRVAWVSTWNARCGIASYSMALAAGVPPGRLTVLANRNAQCIDPDGSEVVRCWDAGWSDPLDELHDRIIADGADSVVLQFNFGLFQLAAFARLIDRLVDQGRQVHVFLHATADVRKPDLFISLSTAVESLRRARRLFVHGVHDLNCLKGFGLVDNVALFPMGQQGTPDLDSVRLRRDHGLADRRVIASFGFLLPHKGLRELLQAFALMRGADPKLHLLMANALYPAQESADECAALRRAIEELGLGDSVTLLTDYLDEEVAIGLLTLADVVVYPYQHTQESASAAVRMGLASGRPVAVTPLAIFDDVSPVTIRLPGTSPEDMARGLAQVLEGGPEIDALLARQRDWLVSCGWERVSARLWNIIRAQRPQKSEETLGIKAYVAREPQLA
- a CDS encoding class I SAM-dependent methyltransferase; translation: MLQTNNFRVDTAQLTSRIQAELQVPRRASAPAPAPAVPAQAPVLSTFPDAVAATVAPPPAPSPSEGQPFRHRLRDVPLVGSLLSWAWGLARLADTRSAAHTALTRASDAWNFAAAQEPWVRAREAQFRGQVDAGLQGCLGQIQGVRAEIQQLRTDSERDVAVMRVEMRGPFQEIAALRSEIEQVRASLAEHRQAEQRLQAELEQLRAALWDHRESTDTTLGDHRESIEAALADHRKSVEAALADHGKAAERASAEHRRALEAQFLAALSGEAAARQSAEQETRHRLAALRQEILFQQRRLSASLEVRGAASSHQDPGAGPSAPPREGAVDDRLNAFYAQFEDAFRGSREDIKARVSVHADRIVLAGAGTPERPVLDIGCGRGEWLEVLREHGLAAYGIDTNDVTVSACRARGLDARRAEALGHLRSLADGSIGGVTAFHVAEHLPLDVLADLLDETLRVLEPGGVLLLETPNPENLLVGGMTFYNDPTHRNPLPPAVLLFLVRQRGFVDAEIVRLHPFPDDHLLPQDDVIGQRLNHLLYGPQDYAVVARKV
- a CDS encoding cadherin-like domain-containing protein, producing MSINLISKLYIGYFGRAGDPEGLDYWLQQMSSENESPMSLADIAQSFSVQQEATEQYPFLADPSADPEPFLRSVYKNLFNRDSIDQDGLDYWTGKIAEGRPIGLIIIDIISGAQGADAVMVENKAQVAAYYTEQYKVKGPDYWGDNDLAAAKAVLDGVTDDAATVESGKSAVDTAITEDLPSYAVNAAAPSADEGQWVTFILDTTKVEPGTKIAYTLTGVSAEDVVGGQLTGEFTVGEDGKASINVELIADLITEGPETLTITLDGLEVSASATVNDTSMTPGNEGPVAGAPVVLDSTQEGGSAVIFSKDQLLANVTDAEDDVLSIVGVSYDEAAGTLEKIDEDTWSFTPAADYNGTVSFEVTVSDGVHQTVAYATLQVESVNDWPEASGPVTFDAIQEDTTLVMSAEQLLANMTDADGDNLIVTDVEVDTAFGDLTRIDETTWSFKPIANYNGPVSFVVNVSDGEDQIATSASVEFTAVNDAPVFAGVADTTIVQDAATAIFAGATISDAEQNYAGGKLTVSIASGAAATNSDALTIGDSNVILTGNAANKSIIIDADGNAATTSDQTLIGSVTGGTYTAADPSKGIEAGYKPLVVTLNDKATDELVSTLLKSVKLSADTVAERTVTVTASDADGATSLLASSKIAVTASSALQLSGLGDDDRSMLVADEPASIGGDNASANLVVSGVPVEGSTLKVELSGTVDASDILALSGTDARVVSGFVLVTDGQSEINIGTMTGGQGSPLVITFNEDATDGLINTLLQNITFDATNGDGDRKVTFTLTGAAPGNVATAEVNLAVASGFLTLTTDDDTNENFEEPGVSPTGINVFQGTVGTLNSGDEFSGGTSTSDRLEVTLGGTVVSPTISNVEAFDLTGSAAGGGIDFTDVSDVKSVMVRGAFATTLANIGAGVATVNAGQMTAALTASFAETSGDVSVTGGTAGDIISFGATLNNADVVNGGAGNDTVTADIDGLTAETGALKIANVETVNLSATEAAATVDASGITSDAGSVTLNVSGDQEVTLLNVGPSADGIVSALTVDGKLNVSFSENSGSVSVTGGAGDDTMSFGGTLNASDTVDGGDGEDTLNATIDGLTIDWASLSEESTGLLDISNVETVNLTTKGEDSRIVLFGLEDAKVNVSGDASLNVVLAPGTDLDASGLTGEASLTATYFGTLNDTKVTGSGNADTVTAVLSGMMGITDLPDVEVSGPEITGVEKIRLAIDDSATLDAGKISGPVVYEIADLDQIDSDDLVNISAPSGLSIVNIGTDDVEVNAAGWTGNVAGWTEAGLEANTYSGLLSVDFGKNLSEGDKVIGSATAMTSVSATLQDGQAYSATLTNVGNIALTVEGSSTVTFDGSKITGTDQGLTNISLSDGMDGEDLASFQEAEADAQTALDDAVILKSTADVIAEEAAAQSALDAAVILKPTADVIAEEAAAQTALDVRNLLISTEAAAQTALDARNLLISTEADAQSALNARNLLITAVEDAERDVETAGGPGMDSQADARLQEAEEALNAAEALKATSEIVSEEFAAQTALDTAEALKATSEIVSEEFTAQTALDTAVAAKATSEIVSEELVAQTALDDRNELISTEAIAQSALEARNLLISTEADAQKALDDATSASESSIALDNLTSTVKEVDATGFLGKVSATLTYVGTATEKGILNGGHNGDTLTGGAGQDVIRGGAGNDVIKAGAGNDIITGGTGVDELTGGAGSDTFVFSSEDTGAGVGNRDMVFDFAIGQDKIDLQSVRSVAEFGELDISVGSNTTIIAWTETSQDEPPMVHEIELVGNITLSANDFIFHTPV